From a region of the Candidatus Rhabdochlamydia porcellionis genome:
- a CDS encoding glycosyl transferase family 90, with protein sequence MSVQANEFKDLHEKLNDPKYTWMDKQIKRDLAAFEEKGISLHMLESTWQDILASPEKKSAYLIRYKIVNNNITFSSPTIDVGSNFYRVRRVRFINFIKEMTQYLDLPDVEFLLCLEDSIERPIFLELCQAPIFCISKKKKNNKVILFPSTITALDSTSLCSTIFHANSIYPWESKISKAFWRGSPTGRPYYGSWDLFSRSSLIVTSYYHPEDVDAAFAGNLPPTETAIRDYMLHFKGLKEFVSISNQIAYKYLIAVDGHTWPTSLEWQLLSNSVVLKSDSGWLDWFYELLTPYEHYVPYEKDYNDILTKINWLRENDGLARKISEQATSVGLNFFTKEAAFVYFYKLFSAYACLQSFQPR encoded by the coding sequence ATGTCTGTACAAGCAAATGAGTTTAAGGATTTGCATGAAAAACTCAATGATCCTAAATATACATGGATGGATAAACAAATTAAAAGAGATTTAGCCGCATTTGAGGAAAAAGGTATTTCTTTACATATGTTAGAATCTACTTGGCAAGATATCCTTGCTTCTCCTGAAAAGAAGTCTGCATACTTGATTCGCTATAAAATAGTCAATAATAACATTACCTTTTCTAGTCCTACTATTGACGTAGGTAGTAATTTTTATCGTGTAAGAAGGGTAAGGTTTATTAACTTTATAAAAGAAATGACGCAGTATCTTGATCTTCCGGATGTGGAATTTCTGCTATGTCTCGAAGATTCAATAGAAAGGCCTATTTTTTTGGAGCTTTGCCAAGCGCCTATTTTTTGCATATCCAAAAAAAAGAAAAACAACAAAGTTATTCTATTTCCTAGTACAATTACGGCTCTAGACTCCACTTCTTTATGCTCTACAATCTTTCATGCTAATTCTATTTATCCTTGGGAAAGTAAGATTTCTAAAGCATTTTGGAGAGGAAGTCCAACAGGAAGGCCCTATTATGGTTCCTGGGATCTATTTTCACGCTCATCTCTTATTGTCACCTCTTATTACCATCCTGAAGATGTCGATGCAGCGTTTGCAGGCAACTTACCTCCTACAGAGACAGCTATTAGAGATTATATGTTGCATTTTAAAGGTCTTAAAGAATTTGTTTCTATTTCTAATCAAATTGCGTATAAGTATTTGATAGCTGTAGATGGACATACTTGGCCAACTAGTTTAGAATGGCAGCTTTTATCAAATTCCGTTGTTTTGAAGTCTGATTCAGGTTGGCTTGATTGGTTTTATGAATTACTAACCCCCTATGAACATTATGTTCCCTACGAGAAAGATTATAATGATATCTTAACTAAAATTAACTGGCTTCGAGAAAATGATGGTTTAGCGAGAAAAATTTCTGAACAAGCTACCTCTGTAGGTTTAAATTTTTTTACTAAAGAAGCTGCTTTTGTATATTTTTATAAGCTATTCTCAGCATATGCGTGTTTACAGAGTTTTCAACCTAGATAA
- the thrS gene encoding threonine--tRNA ligase has protein sequence MLVYIDKKEYEMPPGSSAKDVAEKLHKVAPEQSLAVKINGAICDLSSLLHEGDQLSLIDFTSKEGKEIFWHTSAHVLAQAILRLFPEAKPTIGPPIEQGFYYDFANVNISDADFENIEKEIHKIISENHKPIKHVLTDKRQALQIFKENPYKCELIESFSEEGVITAYEQAEFFDLCRGPHLPNLGKIKVFKILKTAGAYWRGDSKREMLTRIYAISFPDRKMLKEYITLLEEAKKRDHKILGPKLDLFSIREEAPGMPFIHPKGMIVWNQLIHLWRIMHTKAGYEEIKTPQIMSQELWETSGHWEHYRENMYAFSIEERHFAIKPMNCPGCMLYYKSKSHSYRELPLRISELGHVHRHEASGALSGLFRVRSFHQDDAHLFMKKSDIKQEILSVIALIEETYSKFGLSYRLELSTRPENSIGSDEDWEIATNGLKDALDAWGKPYLVNEADGAFYGPKIDIHIKDALSRSWQCGTIQLDMALPEKFELEYMDKDGQLKRPIMIHRALFGSVERFIGILIEHFVGKFPLWISPSQVRIIPIADRHEPYANEVCSIIKQAGFQSDVDASHESVNKKVRNAQLAQYNYILILGDKELENQSINLRTRDNVVHGELALNVFLHKIEQERSDYSLTSYFAEEINA, from the coding sequence ATGTTAGTCTATATCGATAAAAAAGAATATGAGATGCCACCGGGCAGCAGCGCAAAAGATGTAGCAGAAAAATTGCACAAAGTAGCTCCAGAGCAATCTCTAGCTGTTAAAATCAATGGAGCTATCTGTGATCTCTCTAGTCTTTTACATGAGGGGGATCAATTAAGTTTGATCGACTTTACTAGCAAAGAAGGAAAAGAAATTTTTTGGCACACCTCTGCACATGTTCTAGCTCAAGCGATTTTGCGATTATTTCCAGAGGCAAAACCTACAATTGGACCTCCTATTGAACAAGGATTTTATTACGATTTTGCAAATGTAAACATATCTGATGCCGATTTCGAAAACATAGAAAAAGAGATTCATAAAATCATCAGTGAAAATCATAAACCTATAAAACATGTGTTAACCGATAAGAGACAAGCTCTTCAAATTTTTAAAGAAAACCCTTACAAATGTGAACTCATAGAAAGTTTTTCAGAAGAAGGAGTAATTACCGCTTATGAGCAGGCGGAATTTTTTGATCTTTGTAGAGGACCTCATTTACCCAATTTAGGCAAAATTAAAGTTTTTAAAATTTTAAAAACAGCAGGTGCTTATTGGCGTGGAGATTCTAAACGAGAAATGTTGACTCGAATTTATGCAATCTCCTTTCCTGATCGAAAAATGCTCAAAGAATATATAACTCTTCTAGAAGAGGCTAAAAAACGAGATCACAAAATCTTAGGTCCCAAGCTTGATTTATTTTCTATTAGAGAAGAAGCTCCTGGTATGCCTTTTATTCATCCCAAAGGAATGATCGTTTGGAATCAATTAATCCATCTTTGGAGAATCATGCATACAAAAGCTGGCTACGAAGAAATTAAAACCCCTCAAATTATGAGTCAAGAACTTTGGGAAACCTCTGGTCACTGGGAACATTATCGTGAAAACATGTACGCTTTTTCCATTGAAGAGCGTCATTTTGCAATTAAACCTATGAATTGTCCTGGCTGTATGCTCTATTATAAATCTAAATCTCACAGCTATAGAGAACTTCCTTTACGTATTTCAGAACTAGGTCACGTACACAGACATGAAGCATCAGGAGCATTAAGTGGATTATTTCGCGTACGTAGCTTTCATCAAGATGATGCGCATCTTTTCATGAAAAAATCCGATATCAAACAAGAAATTTTGAGTGTGATTGCACTGATTGAAGAAACCTATAGCAAATTCGGCCTATCTTATCGTTTAGAACTTTCCACTAGACCAGAGAATAGCATTGGCTCTGATGAAGACTGGGAAATTGCAACAAATGGGTTAAAAGACGCTCTCGATGCTTGGGGGAAACCTTACTTAGTCAATGAGGCAGATGGTGCTTTTTATGGGCCTAAAATTGATATTCACATTAAAGATGCGCTATCTCGTAGCTGGCAATGTGGAACCATCCAGCTCGATATGGCTTTACCTGAAAAGTTCGAATTGGAATATATGGATAAAGATGGTCAATTGAAACGCCCGATTATGATCCATCGTGCCTTGTTTGGATCAGTTGAGCGTTTTATAGGAATTTTGATCGAACATTTTGTAGGCAAATTCCCTCTATGGATAAGCCCTTCCCAAGTAAGAATTATCCCTATAGCAGATAGGCATGAACCTTATGCCAATGAAGTGTGTTCTATCATCAAACAGGCAGGATTTCAAAGCGATGTTGATGCTTCTCATGAATCAGTGAATAAAAAAGTGAGAAATGCACAACTTGCGCAATACAATTATATTCTGATTTTAGGTGACAAAGAACTAGAGAATCAATCGATTAATTTGCGCACTCGCGATAACGTTGTGCATGGAGAGCTTGCGTTGAATGTTTTTTTGCATAAGATTGAGCAAGAGAGGAGTGATTACTCTTTAACATCTTATTTTGCAGAGGAAATAAATGCCTAG
- a CDS encoding CT583 family protein has product MAKINSLLSQRLKTASEKLSKMTNLVELSSSGNLSSFAGVFRITTLNETEKQALKNILDQYKNKNQEVVQDLEYLSSLTAEVKAINSQAIILHGERIQKAQQILTSYQEGAFSAWLICTYGNRQTPYNFLQYYELHNAIPTALQDQLNLIPRQAAYSLASRQGPLVQKQHIIKTYQGQSKQELLELIRITFPLPIKDKRAQDLANIAILSLKKILAITKSSTFCPTNKQKQQLFSLLKELKTSVKSSS; this is encoded by the coding sequence ATGGCTAAAATAAATTCTCTTCTCTCGCAGCGTTTAAAAACAGCTTCTGAGAAACTCTCAAAAATGACCAATTTAGTAGAATTATCTTCTAGCGGAAATCTCTCTAGCTTTGCAGGAGTATTTCGCATAACGACTCTTAACGAAACAGAAAAACAAGCGTTAAAAAACATTCTCGATCAATACAAAAATAAAAACCAAGAAGTCGTTCAAGATCTAGAATACCTATCCTCTCTTACAGCGGAAGTAAAAGCGATCAATAGCCAAGCCATTATTTTACATGGAGAGAGAATACAAAAAGCACAACAGATTTTAACCAGTTACCAAGAAGGAGCTTTTAGCGCTTGGCTCATTTGCACCTATGGAAATAGACAAACCCCTTATAATTTTCTGCAGTATTACGAGCTACACAATGCTATTCCTACTGCCCTGCAAGATCAATTAAACCTTATCCCACGTCAAGCAGCTTATAGTTTAGCCAGTCGTCAAGGGCCTCTTGTGCAAAAACAACACATTATAAAGACCTATCAAGGACAGTCTAAACAAGAATTGCTAGAGCTCATCCGCATCACCTTCCCTCTACCAATTAAGGACAAAAGAGCACAAGACCTAGCAAACATTGCTATCTTAAGTTTAAAAAAAATCCTAGCTATAACGAAAAGCTCTACTTTTTGCCCTACGAATAAACAAAAACAGCAACTCTTTAGTTTGCTCAAAGAACTTAAAACCTCGGTTAAATCCTCTTCATGA
- a CDS encoding ParA family protein, protein MPRIAVSSFKGGTAKTSTSLHLGAALAKFHQQKVLLIDFDAQANLTAGLGYDPDAHDSIASVLQGTKNIHEVILPSGIANLDLIPADTYLERVEVRGALAADRYSHERLKQILHLLQYDAIIIDTPPSLCWLTESALIAADYSLVCASPEFYSIKGLQRLSAFMQSIADRHSLQVLGVALSFWNPRGKSNQAFLEIIESTFPGKMLQTKVRRDISVSEASIFGKPLFEISPKSRASEDYISLTKELLTRM, encoded by the coding sequence ATGCCTAGAATTGCAGTTAGTAGTTTTAAAGGGGGGACAGCTAAAACATCTACCTCCTTGCATTTGGGAGCAGCTCTTGCTAAATTTCATCAACAGAAAGTGCTCTTGATCGATTTTGATGCGCAAGCGAATTTAACAGCAGGACTAGGATATGATCCTGATGCTCACGATAGCATTGCTTCTGTTCTGCAAGGAACAAAAAACATCCATGAAGTCATTCTACCTAGTGGAATTGCCAATCTTGACCTAATCCCTGCAGATACCTATCTAGAAAGGGTTGAAGTAAGGGGAGCTCTGGCAGCTGATCGCTATTCCCATGAGCGCCTTAAACAAATCTTACATCTTTTGCAATACGATGCCATTATTATAGATACCCCTCCTTCTTTATGTTGGCTCACAGAATCGGCTTTAATTGCAGCGGATTACTCTCTTGTCTGTGCATCACCTGAATTTTATAGCATTAAAGGTCTGCAGCGTTTATCTGCATTTATGCAAAGTATTGCAGATCGTCATTCACTACAGGTTTTAGGTGTAGCACTTTCTTTTTGGAATCCTCGTGGAAAAAGCAATCAAGCTTTCTTAGAAATCATAGAGAGCACCTTTCCTGGAAAAATGTTGCAGACAAAAGTGCGTCGCGATATCAGTGTTTCAGAAGCTTCCATCTTTGGTAAACCTCTTTTTGAAATATCTCCTAAAAGCAGAGCTTCTGAAGATTATATTTCGCTTACTAAAGAGCTATTAACCCGTATGTAA